From Pelotomaculum schinkii, one genomic window encodes:
- a CDS encoding coenzyme F420-0:L-glutamate ligase: protein MITARIPIRTHILTEKDDIVDVVKKYTGDIVEPGDIVTVAESVVAITQGRAILPETVRPGFLAKILCRFPGKDGSLATPHAMQLAIQETGTLQILLGVVAAAAGRLVGRRGDFYRVAGHHLALIDDVAGTMYPFEKHIVLGPKDPQQVVDRIRDAIGAGAVIVDVNDTGNVDILAVSKGVDTGGLTRDLADNPFGNDDQQTPIVILKMAD, encoded by the coding sequence GTGATTACGGCCAGGATACCTATCAGGACTCACATCCTTACCGAGAAGGACGATATTGTTGATGTCGTTAAAAAATATACCGGAGACATAGTGGAGCCCGGGGATATTGTCACCGTAGCTGAAAGTGTGGTGGCGATTACCCAGGGCCGGGCGATCCTGCCGGAAACAGTGCGCCCGGGGTTTCTGGCCAAAATTCTCTGTCGTTTCCCGGGCAAGGACGGGAGCCTGGCGACTCCCCATGCCATGCAGCTCGCTATTCAAGAAACCGGGACCCTGCAGATCCTACTGGGGGTTGTCGCGGCTGCAGCAGGCAGGCTTGTAGGGCGCAGGGGGGATTTTTACCGGGTGGCCGGACATCACCTGGCGCTCATCGATGATGTGGCCGGAACAATGTACCCCTTCGAGAAACACATTGTCCTCGGGCCTAAAGATCCCCAGCAGGTAGTTGACAGGATCAGGGACGCCATCGGCGCCGGGGCGGTTATCGTGGATGTGAATGACACGGGGAATGTCGATATCCTGGCTGTCTCCAAGGGGGTCGACACCGGAGGGTTGACCAGGGACCTGGCAGACAATCCATTCGGCAACGACGACCAGCAGACCCCCATCGTAATTCTGAAAATGGCCGACTAA